The genomic stretch agcctgtcaaacaggtactctcccaggccattctcaggggctcccagtctcttcaggttggtgatgtgatctcccagcttcttgatcatcttcacttgctcatccaagtagtgcctctccaggaagtcacacagctggaggaagagagaTAGTATTTGGATCAGACAGACATGATTAAATTAATTTGTTATTGATTGGTGGAACAGCTAGCTATTTACAAGAacagtatctggtcagcatggacaggttggaccgaagggcctgtttccatgctgtacgtcgcTCGGACTCAGACAGTTAAGGGATGTCACAGATTGCTTAACAGCGTCGAGAAAGTGCTCAGATCATGACTACACCAGAAGCTTGGTCTACTCCCAGGATCGACTCACTACAATttagatacaaaaaaaaaatgaggctAAAGAGCCAAGTGTCTTATCCATTTAAGACAAGAGCCCAGACATAAATACATCAAAAACTCacatgagggtcagtgtggccagAGGAGAGTTTGTGCAGATCCAGCAGACTCTGGTTCACATCCTTCTCCATCTGCAGAGCTCTCTGCATTGCCTCCAGACCATTGCCCCACTCATCCTGCTCTGGCTTCTGGGAGGACAGAGAAAAGATAAGGCCTTCACATTCTACAGTTGCATTTGAGACACTAAATTTAGAGAACAGTGGTATCAGAGAGGTACTGTAATAAACCACAGATACTGATATGAAGCAATTTAATTCCCAGAATTAGTCCATCTACAATAAACACCAAACCAACCttgacatcctgcaggaggactctgcctccacgTTTATTCTGGAATTCCATCAGTTTCTCAGCATGTTCCCGTTCCTCATGGGACTGCTCCTTGAAGAACTCAGCAAAGTGACGCAGGGCAACATCATCCCGGTCAAAGTAAGAGGACTGGAGGAAGAGAGAAATCAAGTGTCACTTAAAGCTCCTAAAGCAATTCGAGATCTTCAATTAATAGACAATTTA from Chiloscyllium plagiosum isolate BGI_BamShark_2017 unplaced genomic scaffold, ASM401019v2 scaf_84420, whole genome shotgun sequence encodes the following:
- the LOC122545694 gene encoding ferritin heavy chain A-like — its product is MASQVCQNYHKDCEDAVNKQINLELYSSYVYLSMSSYFDRDDVALRHFAEFFKEQSHEEREHAEKLMEFQNKRGGRVLLQDVKKPEQDEWGNGLEAMQRALQMEKDVNQSLLDLHKLSSGHTDPHLCDFLERHYLDEQVKMIKKLGDHITNLKRLGAPENGLGEYLFDRLTLGESD